A genomic region of Globicephala melas chromosome 9, mGloMel1.2, whole genome shotgun sequence contains the following coding sequences:
- the LOC115853561 gene encoding LOW QUALITY PROTEIN: ASNSD1 upstream open reading frame protein-like (The sequence of the model RefSeq protein was modified relative to this genomic sequence to represent the inferred CDS: inserted 2 bases in 1 codon; substituted 2 bases at 2 genomic stop codons), with the protein MPSQGVQPKDSAGLVPTNNLALHKEDLSSKITEQKRQQXNSNIXFLADXTEMLSESKNILDELRKEYQEIVNSEKTKSRNSKLKFA; encoded by the exons ATGCCCAGCCAGGGTGTACAACCCAAGGACAGTGCGGGGCTGGTCCCTACCAACAACTTGGCTCTGCACAAGGAAGACCTCAGCAGCAAGATTACAGAACAAAAAAGGCAGCAATAGAACAGCAACAT TTTTCTTGCAGATTGAACAGAAATGCTTTCTGAAAGCAAAAATATATTGGATGAGCTGAGGAAAGAATACCAAGAAATAGTAAACTCAGAGAAGACCAAATCAAGAAATAGTAAACTTAAATTTGCATAG